Proteins encoded by one window of Chitinispirillales bacterium:
- a CDS encoding TetR/AcrR family transcriptional regulator, which yields MEEKKEVRISKIRDSKSEFILNAALTVFSRKGIYDTNLEDIAVEAGFSKAALYNYYQNKESIIYNLYIREINNFIDKLQNSIEYSINEMQSFEENIRRYSFLAFKTFQRHFNFTMSMNLLEVFESQRKNKHTYLICQRDKYYEQGLSKIILWAKEKDEITSSFPNISLCRVIDSIITAVMLGWIKDEKIGYIEKAVEDLISLLVNGVKKL from the coding sequence ATGGAAGAAAAAAAAGAGGTAAGAATCTCAAAAATAAGGGATAGCAAAAGCGAATTTATTCTGAACGCGGCGTTAACGGTATTTTCAAGAAAAGGAATATATGATACAAATCTTGAAGATATAGCCGTTGAAGCAGGTTTTTCAAAAGCCGCTCTATATAACTACTATCAGAATAAAGAATCAATTATTTATAATTTATATATTCGCGAAATTAACAATTTTATTGATAAATTACAAAATTCGATCGAATATTCGATTAACGAAATGCAGTCGTTTGAAGAAAACATTCGCAGATACTCGTTTTTGGCTTTTAAAACATTCCAGCGGCATTTTAATTTTACCATGTCTATGAATTTGCTTGAAGTATTTGAAAGCCAAAGAAAAAATAAACATACCTATTTAATTTGCCAAAGAGACAAATACTACGAACAAGGACTTAGTAAAATTATTCTGTGGGCGAAAGAAAAAGATGAAATTACGTCTTCATTCCCCAATATTTCGCTTTGCAGGGTGATTGATTCAATAATCACAGCCGTCATGCTCGGATGGATAAAAGATGAGAAAATAGGCTATATAGAAAAAGCGGTTGAAGATTTAATTTCTTTACTTGTTAACGGAGTTAAAAAGTTATAA